The following proteins come from a genomic window of Anabrus simplex isolate iqAnaSimp1 chromosome 7, ASM4041472v1, whole genome shotgun sequence:
- the Osi18 gene encoding uncharacterized protein Osi18 — protein MEASNIPLIIEEPTVMEETRKDAPMIAQDPMAMEEPKREVVVTDDLAVEDQPMIADKSLTEQPMKEEETLTEMQMDEPLPVAEETTVAEDQVASARGFGDVTAADVLKKIYAECLQMGSFACVKPKVLEFLRSASKKDRIMLTRDLSIEKTGKYFPMGSDYQQQWSASSSDDAAAMFERIDDFLTSHELKVRVPKEIVSGELVSYVPKFLLQNVPTELHVPLTEAKSVERGFLKRIVMPFLLGLKFKATALIPLALALIALKTWKALTLGLLSIVLSGALVIFRLAERSKQRMPTYEVVHVPHHTSSYVEHSAPPSYDHHAYGRAFDAQPLAYRAYKPL, from the exons ATGGAGGCTTCTAATATACCGCTGATAATAGAAGAGCCCACGGTGatggaagaaacaagaaaagatgCTCCAATGATAGCGCAAGATCCCATGGCTATGGAAGAACCGAAACGGGAGGTAGTAGTAACAGATGATTTGGCAGTTGAGGACCAGCCAATGATAGCCGATAAATCTCTCACAGAGCAGCCAATGAAGGAAGAAGAAACTTTGACTGAAATGCAAATGGATGAGCCTCTGCCGGTTGCCGAAGAAACCACTGTCGCCGAGGACCAAGTTGCAAGTGCCAGAGGATTCGGAGACGTAACAGCggctgatgttcttaaaaagatataCGCCGAGTGCCTTCAGATGGGTTCCTTCGCTTGTGTCAAGCCCAAGGTACTGGAATTCCTCAGATCTGCATCGAAGAAAGATAGGATCATGCTGACCAGAGATCTGTCCATCGAGAAGACTGGAAAGTACTTCCCAATGGGATCCGATTATCAACAG CAGTGGAGCGCTTCGAGTTCCGACGATGCTGCGGCCATGTTTGAGCGGATTGACGACTTCCTGACCTCGCACGAGTTGAAAGTTCGAGTGCCCAAGGAGATCGTTTCAGGAGAACTGGTTTCCTACGTGCCGAAGTTCCTGCTTCAGAATGTTCCTACCGAGCTTCATGTGCCCCTTACAGAAGCCAAGAGCGTTG AACGTGGCTTCCTGAAGAGGATTGTGATGCCCTTCCTACTGGGGCTGAAATTCAAGGCTACTGCCCTAATTCCTCTGGCCTTGGCGCTCATAGCCCTCAAGACCTGGAAGGCTCTGACTCTAGGATTGCTCTCTATTGTCTTGTCTGGCGCCCTCGTCATCTTCCGACTGGCTGAGAGGAGCAAGCAGAGAATGCCAACTTACGAAGTTGTCCATGTACCCCATCACACCTCGTCCTACGTCGAGCATTCTGCCCCTCCCAGCTATGACCATCATGCGTATGGTCGTGCTTTCGATGCTCAGCCACTAGCATACCGCGCTTACAAACCACTGTAA